Part of the Benincasa hispida cultivar B227 chromosome 11, ASM972705v1, whole genome shotgun sequence genome, GGACATAGATTAATGAGGTTTTGGTAATGTCAACTGATTGTAGTTTTAGCTTGTCTTTAGCTTCACGTGATTATACGAAGTCTGTTACTATAATATTGGGAGGTAGTTAAGttacaaatttttgttttaggtGGTTGAATGCCATGATATTTTGACTTGAGGCAGATAAAATATTTCTATGTGGCTTCAATCTGTATACCTTTTTACTTTTAGGTACCATAACTAAGTTACTTCTTCTTCCTCAGGATTTGTTTATGATGGCTACATCACGCTACATTGAGCTACCTGAAAAGAAGGATTTATTTATTCAATTGCTACGATGGATGCCTGGTCAGGGTTATGTTGTTGACTCGTCAACAAGAAACCTTATCTTAAAGAACTCACATTTATTTGGTCGCCAGCTTATTGCAGAGATTCTGTCAAAGCAGACTCAGGTGTCAAAATCTACAAAATCTCATTAGaacacttttcttttaaaataataagaaacgATTGTATTGGTAAGTAAATAAAGAGTAATGGAGAGTGCAGAATAGGAATCTTAACAAATTTTAGGTGAAGGAGATAATAGGTGTTCTCCATTGAGTGCAGATCTCATTTGACAGTAGATTATTGGGTCGAATAATGTGGAGATCAATGATAGGGTTCTTTGTTAGTATGACTGGTCAACCCTTACATTGATTCCAATATGTAGTGTATTTGTTTTGATATTGGAGACTGGAGCTTTTTGATAGAGATCGATTCATTAGTGAAATGCAGAGTTAAGGATGATCTCATTTGCACCCTCAATAAATATTCCAAATATTGAAGCCAATGGAAAACTGTTAATCCCCGGAGAAGGATTTGACTGAACAACACACTATGCAGAAACAGTAGTGTGTGTTTACATGGgaaaaaaattatgttaatCTGAATCAAACGAGATTGCATTCTTTATTGGACTTGTTACATGTACGGCCTTGCAGACAAATActatgtagttttttttttccttcctggAAGTTTCAGTttatctctaaaaaaaatatgtatatatatattttagttctAGTTTAGTCACACAATGGATGATCCCCTTTCAGACCAGAAGTAAGAAGGTACTTATCTGCCATTTGAATATAGACTATGCTTGTGTAGAAAAAATTTATAGTTGGGTTACTTTAGGACAATATCTCAAGAAGAAACATCAGGGCTGCCAGTGTCAACAGGATATAGATGGATTCTATCTGACCATGCACTTCTTGCGTTTGGATCAATCTCAGAAATGCATTTCCAGACCGCACTGTTACACTTGAACCCACTTCCAAATGCAATTTGCCAAACCCTATCTCCCCTTTTTACCTTTCCCTTTGCCTCAAGATAGTCGAGTTCATACCATacagaagaagatgaagtattGCCAAACCTGTATAATGTCATTCTTGAAGCTTCTCCATCCTCCTTTTGCAGCTTGAGACTCTTCTCTACAGCATCAATAACAGCTTTACCGCCGGCGTGTATGCAGAAATGCTCAAAAGCCTTCTTGAAATTTGGCACATAAAGCTCTTTTCCCTTTGCTGATGGCCAAATTTTTTTGGTGATCCAAGACCATCCATAACGGAGCTGCTCTGAGTATGGCAACACGAGTGGGCCTAAAGCTGATATGTTTGTTGTAAGTGCTTTTGCTGCTACCTGAAGAAGATCTCGAGATAGTGAAACTCCAACATTCCCATCTTCATCAGGTTTCTGAAAAACAGATTGATAAGCCTGGTGATTGGATCCCATATGCGTTCGAACAAGGTGTTGAAGCTTATATTTTGCTCTCTGCTTGTCTTTCTTCTTGTTGGATAACAATATCGCTGCTCCACCCATTCGGAATAGAGTGTTCGAAATAAGCATCGACTTTCTTTTTCCTCTATATCCATTTGGTGTCACAGCTTCCATGCTGAGAACTAAAGCTGTCGAGTTTTTATATACTCTCAGGAGATCTTTGGCCAAGCTTATAGACACCATTCCAGCACTACAGCCCATTCCACTCAAGTTGAAGCTCTTTATATTGTTTCTAAATCCAAATTTGTTTGTTATCATAGAAGTAATGGAAGGGGTGGGGCAGAAGAGGCTGCAATTAGACACCAGAAAGTCAATGCTCTGGGGATCAACTTTGTGTTTAGAAAGAAGGTCGTTGACAACCGTGAAAAGAACTGTTTCGATCTCTTCTCTTGTACTATCAAAGGAAGTATCTGGCGGGATTCTATGCAGAGAAGGTGGCATACAAGCGTCAGGTCCGATACCTGACCTCTCAAAGACTCTTTCTTGGAAATTCAAACCTTCTTTATCGAAATGGTTGCAAAGTTCTAAGTGTTTGATAAACTTGGCAACCGACGTTTTCAGATTATCAGGAGGCAAATAACAGACAAAGTCAATAAGGTAAACATAACTAGATCTGAAATAGACTAAGCTAAGCAGAATAGTCAAAATAGTTGCAGCCAATAGTAAATGAGTGAGGGAGATACAGTTTACAGCTTCTGGATGGATGATTATCTTTGTAAAAGATAAGCTTTTGCCCGTAAATCTCTCCATTGCCACATGCTAGAGTTCAGTTTGATACCTCTCAAGTCTCTATATAATCAGAAGATGTGAGTGAGAGATTACCAAAGAGATAAGTATAGAACTTTCCTTGTCATGCCAAACAACTTTATAATGGCTGCATACTGAAAATTTTGTGTATATCTTTATTGTAATTCCTCTTTTGAGTAAAATTTGCAGAATAGCTAATGAGCTTGAAGTTGTCCCTTTGTATTTGGATCACATGAATTCTATGAAGATCATAATACTAGTTTCACACAATTGGTTTAATAAAATTACTTTCTTTTTGGCTAAGTGGGAAAGTGGAAAGAGTTTGTTTTTGTCACAAAGTTAGCATTCATGAACAGAAAAGGTTGTAGTTCCCTACATGGATTCTGTTATTACTATTTTGATTTTGGGTGGAACTTATTGCCATCTTTATTGATTGAGGATTGAAGCATTGATGTTACTAGCGATTGACATGTTTGGGagtaattttgaaatggttaatatcatttttggtattttttaaaatatagttttaatCATGCAAAAGTAATATGTATtttgatgatataaaaattGCAATTAAAAGTgtgaattaaatattaaaaatattaaattaattttttgtaattaaagCCATGTTCaaagtgattttgaatattattcaactGTTTTCAAAATACACTAAATTTGCTTGGaataagataattgattcaattcTTTTTTGCATTTTGTTGTAAGTCTACGTTTCAACGAGTTTCAAATTTGTATATcgattctaaattttatttccaaTTACTAATGGTTTAAGTGGAGGTCATGTTTTAGGGacattgcaaatataacaatcaaacCTAAATTATTAGCAGATATATCataatacaaaagaatttgcaGATATAACAAGATTTAGATTCAACTTTTAGAGTTTACCAGTGATTGACTGTATCGCTAGCAAATGTCTATAATTGATAAACCATATCTTTGGTAGGACTTTATCACtaataaattttgctatattttcaaGTTTCTAAAAATGTTgctatacatttaattattattcttaaaaatgtttctcaatttgagcatatagtttttttttcacttACATCCTTGGTATATAAGTATATTCACATTTCCACCCCTAAaccaaaaattaatatatatactttAGAATTGCGGTATGTTAGGTTggaaatctaaattttgttttatgtttttaaattatcTGAATTTAGGAAATATGTGTCATAGACAATTTGGATTCTGcttatacaaattattttttgattttgTGATCTAAACaatgcaattttttaaaaacaatatttgtatatttttagtGTTACATTACATATACTTATATTGAAGAAGGTAAAAATGGTTAGAAATATGGCTATGatgttataaattcaattcatttttttgttaaattatgtattataaattatataatattataaaataataattttacaaaaaaaacttaatatattcataaattattaataatagtttatagtCAACTTAATATTTAGTAGGTCACGGCaattagttttatgatttaCAATTATAATATCAAACACATTTGCTATAGCAAACATAATTGGTCTGTGGTTCAAATATCTCCAACACACTTTCTACGGTACTAGAAAAacacatttaaaataattatttaaattaaaattcgaTTCTTAAATCTACTACTAAACACATATTCGAAACatatacttttgtttttttcttaataataaaatcatccccagaaactaattaattttctatttctcaACATACACAATTTGAAGTTCTATTAATTCATTGTTGTTCTTTCAACATTTAGTCAATTCTTCACTCGTCCCCAAGAAACTTAGATTGTACCCAACTTTACTCATTAATTAGTGATGATCTTCCTACCGGTCTTAATGTTATTGCTTAACTAATATAGAAAAAGCCATCGTGCCCGGTTGATTAAGTAATCAGTTTGATTGT contains:
- the LOC120090277 gene encoding 3-ketoacyl-CoA synthase 7 produces the protein MERFTGKSLSFTKIIIHPEAVNCISLTHLLLAATILTILLSLVYFRSSYVYLIDFVCYLPPDNLKTSVAKFIKHLELCNHFDKEGLNFQERVFERSGIGPDACMPPSLHRIPPDTSFDSTREEIETVLFTVVNDLLSKHKVDPQSIDFLVSNCSLFCPTPSITSMITNKFGFRNNIKSFNLSGMGCSAGMVSISLAKDLLRVYKNSTALVLSMEAVTPNGYRGKRKSMLISNTLFRMGGAAILLSNKKKDKQRAKYKLQHLVRTHMGSNHQAYQSVFQKPDEDGNVGVSLSRDLLQVAAKALTTNISALGPLVLPYSEQLRYGWSWITKKIWPSAKGKELYVPNFKKAFEHFCIHAGGKAVIDAVEKSLKLQKEDGEASRMTLYRFGNTSSSSVWYELDYLEAKGKVKRGDRVWQIAFGSGFKCNSAVWKCISEIDPNARSAWSDRIHLYPVDTGSPDVSS